A portion of the Cellulophaga algicola DSM 14237 genome contains these proteins:
- a CDS encoding IS3 family transposase has translation MNAIYSKHKISKTNIINMVGMVHSSYYRTPSFGKKGNTPSKLTYHKSKGWVNQDAVIASIKEILSHEFIDCGYRLMTSYLKKEAYLINHKKLYRIMKEQGMLKLENRINRSGSGRKFVKFRKVNTSRPMECLEMDIKMVWIPSVGKNAYLLSIIDVHTRRILKDYFSFSIKQDKVIAFLSELFEEYQHPDNVVIRSDNGSQFIANNVREYLGLIGVQQEFTHIATPEENAHIEAYHGILKKEIFKRVDYTCFGQIEQILKRYVTFYNNTRLHGLLGRITPMEKWDADEHLILMKKLTA, from the coding sequence GTGAATGCTATTTATAGCAAGCATAAAATTAGTAAAACCAACATAATTAATATGGTAGGGATGGTTCATAGTAGCTATTACCGTACTCCAAGTTTTGGTAAAAAAGGTAATACTCCTAGTAAACTCACCTATCATAAATCTAAGGGCTGGGTGAATCAAGACGCTGTTATTGCTTCTATAAAAGAGATTTTAAGTCATGAATTTATAGATTGTGGTTACCGGTTAATGACTTCTTACTTAAAAAAAGAAGCATACCTGATTAATCATAAAAAGCTCTACAGAATTATGAAAGAACAGGGAATGCTAAAACTAGAGAATCGGATAAACAGGAGTGGTTCTGGACGTAAATTTGTAAAATTCAGGAAAGTAAACACCTCAAGACCAATGGAATGTCTAGAGATGGATATAAAGATGGTATGGATTCCTAGTGTGGGTAAAAACGCTTATTTATTATCCATCATAGACGTACATACTCGTAGAATATTAAAAGACTATTTTTCTTTTTCTATTAAACAGGATAAGGTGATAGCATTTTTATCAGAGTTGTTTGAAGAATATCAACACCCTGATAACGTTGTTATTAGAAGTGATAACGGTAGTCAGTTTATTGCTAATAATGTACGTGAATATCTTGGACTAATTGGAGTTCAGCAAGAATTTACACATATAGCCACACCAGAAGAAAATGCGCATATAGAAGCCTATCATGGAATACTAAAAAAAGAAATTTTTAAAAGAGTGGATTACACATGTTTTGGGCAAATTGAACAAATCTTAAAAAGGTATGTGACTTTTTACAATAATACTAGGTTACATGGGCTCTTAGGACGTATTACACCAATGGAAAAATGGGACGCTGATGAACACCTCATTCTAATGAAAAAATTAACAGCTTAA
- a CDS encoding DUF493 family protein, with protein MDLDKEKEFYDTLKERLEKTSTFPTTYLYKFIVPTEGTGVKEIESAFDDTNAIVINKLSKNGKFTSVSISLPLDSADAIIAYYKKVATVEGLISL; from the coding sequence ATGGATTTAGATAAAGAAAAAGAGTTTTACGATACGCTTAAAGAGCGTCTTGAAAAAACAAGTACCTTTCCTACTACGTATTTGTATAAATTTATAGTACCTACCGAAGGAACAGGAGTAAAAGAAATTGAAAGTGCATTTGATGATACCAATGCTATAGTGATTAATAAGCTATCTAAAAACGGAAAGTTTACAAGTGTTTCTATTAGTTTACCCTTAGATTCTGCCGATGCTATTATAGCTTATTATAAAAAGGTTGCTACTGTAGAAGGTTTAATATCTTTATAA
- a CDS encoding DUF4290 domain-containing protein, translating into MNLANNEVFNLEYNTERPQLIIPEYGRHFQKMVDYAMSIENDEERNKVAQSIISVMGNLQPHFRDVPDFQHKLWDQLFIMSDFKLKVDSPYPITTKEMLLERPEPLEYPQNYPKYRFYGNNIKQMIDVAMSWEKGDKRDGLEYAIANHMKKCYLNWNKDTVDDKIIFKHLHELSDGEIDLAVEGEHLTDSGQFLKNRPAKQNSNRSNNKKSTNNRNTNRGKKRY; encoded by the coding sequence TTGAATTTAGCCAACAACGAAGTATTCAATCTAGAGTACAACACGGAGCGTCCACAGCTTATTATTCCTGAATACGGGCGTCATTTTCAGAAAATGGTAGACTATGCGATGAGCATAGAAAATGATGAGGAACGAAATAAAGTTGCACAATCTATTATAAGTGTGATGGGTAATTTACAACCTCATTTTAGAGATGTTCCAGATTTTCAACATAAATTATGGGATCAGCTTTTTATAATGTCTGACTTTAAGCTGAAAGTAGATTCACCATACCCTATTACTACAAAAGAAATGCTTTTGGAACGCCCGGAGCCTTTAGAATATCCTCAAAATTATCCTAAATATCGTTTTTACGGAAACAATATAAAGCAAATGATTGATGTGGCTATGTCTTGGGAAAAAGGAGATAAGCGTGATGGTCTTGAGTATGCCATTGCTAACCACATGAAAAAATGTTACCTAAACTGGAATAAAGATACGGTAGACGATAAGATTATTTTTAAGCATTTACATGAGTTGAGTGATGGTGAGATAGATTTAGCGGTAGAAGGAGAACACCTTACAGATAGCGGACAATTCTTGAAAAATAGACCCGCAAAACAAAACTCAAATCGTTCGAACAACAAGAAGAGTACCAATAATAGAAATACTAATCGCGGTAAAAAACGCTATTAA
- the murA gene encoding UDP-N-acetylglucosamine 1-carboxyvinyltransferase: protein MGTFKIEGGHQLHGEITPQGAKNEALQILCAVLLTAEPVTIHNIPDIIDVNKLIALLEDLGVKIQKKGKGSYSFVADDVNLDYLQSDQFKQDGRGLRGSIMLVGPLLARFGKGYIPKPGGDKIGRRRLDTHFEGFINLGAKFRYNKEEHFYGVEAKKLKGTYMLLDEASVTGTANIVMAAVLAEGTTTIYNAACEPYLQQLCKMLNRMGAKISGVGSNLLIIEGVDSLGGTEHTMLPDMIEIGSWIGLAAMTRSELTIKNVSWDDLGQIPSVFRKLGITIERKDDDIFIPAHTNGYEIQNYIDGSILTIADAPWPGLTPDLLSIILVVATQAKGEVLIHQKMFESRLFFVDKLLDMGAKVILCDPHRATVIGHNFESTLKATTMVSPDIRAGVSLLIAALSAKGTSTIHNIEQIDRGYENIDERLRAIGAKITRVS, encoded by the coding sequence ATGGGAACATTTAAAATAGAAGGCGGTCATCAACTTCATGGTGAAATTACACCACAAGGTGCAAAAAATGAAGCACTACAAATACTATGTGCAGTATTATTAACAGCAGAACCTGTTACTATTCATAATATCCCAGATATTATTGATGTTAATAAACTGATTGCTTTATTAGAAGATTTGGGAGTAAAAATCCAGAAAAAAGGAAAAGGATCTTACAGCTTTGTAGCTGATGATGTTAATCTAGACTACTTACAATCAGACCAATTTAAACAAGACGGACGCGGCTTACGTGGATCTATCATGTTAGTTGGACCTTTATTAGCGCGTTTTGGTAAAGGATATATTCCTAAACCAGGAGGAGATAAGATAGGAAGAAGAAGATTAGATACACACTTTGAAGGTTTTATAAATCTAGGTGCTAAGTTTAGGTATAATAAAGAAGAGCATTTTTACGGGGTAGAAGCTAAAAAACTAAAAGGTACTTACATGCTTTTAGATGAAGCCTCTGTTACCGGTACTGCTAATATTGTTATGGCAGCGGTTCTTGCAGAAGGTACCACTACTATTTACAATGCAGCATGTGAGCCTTATTTACAGCAACTTTGTAAGATGTTGAACCGTATGGGGGCTAAAATTAGCGGCGTAGGTTCTAATCTACTTATAATAGAAGGGGTAGATAGTTTAGGAGGAACAGAACATACGATGCTGCCAGATATGATTGAGATTGGTAGTTGGATAGGTCTTGCAGCGATGACTAGAAGTGAACTTACAATTAAAAATGTAAGTTGGGATGATTTAGGGCAAATACCTAGCGTGTTCCGTAAATTAGGAATTACTATTGAACGTAAAGATGATGATATCTTTATACCAGCACATACGAACGGTTACGAGATACAAAATTATATTGATGGTTCTATTTTAACTATCGCAGATGCTCCATGGCCTGGTTTAACGCCAGATTTATTGAGTATTATTTTGGTAGTAGCTACTCAAGCAAAAGGGGAGGTTTTAATCCACCAGAAAATGTTTGAAAGTAGATTATTCTTCGTAGATAAATTGTTAGATATGGGGGCCAAGGTTATTCTTTGCGATCCGCATAGAGCTACCGTTATAGGGCACAATTTTGAGTCTACCTTGAAAGCAACAACAATGGTATCTCCAGATATTAGAGCAGGAGTTTCTTTATTAATCGCTGCCTTATCTGCAAAAGGTACATCTACCATACATAATATAGAACAAATAGATAGAGGATACGAGAATATAGACGAGCGTTTACGTGCTATTGGCGCAAAAATTACGCGAGTGTCTTAA